One window of Solwaraspora sp. WMMA2056 genomic DNA carries:
- a CDS encoding diguanylate cyclase has product MAATDPVTGARPRAALEPYLRRQLNRPGRPCALFLFDVDFFKTVNDVYGHLRGDRVLRQLADRVRALCRPQDALFRYGGDEFVVVLPETERAEAVRLALRLTEQIRATEFAGDPPLHLTVSLGVSSAPHDGDTPELLLDRADQRNYLAKGRGRDSAVADDVEITERAGSRLWERDEPLRRTHEFLTRLQVTGRAALRVYGQRGAGHSRFLAEIVRLAGLRGFVVVEVPTEPAPLPLPVLADQVLLVADLSAAGRVPQLLRIWSRPRLLPAVLGLVWGSTEAASGSPGSVPGGAPATPLGPDPSAGADSTVAQLPEVDQIELAPWSPTTLRIWLRTMLRGEPSRTLVSWFARQTGGLPAAAARELDRVRARRGLVGSGTGGWTLSPQLLGRVDRRVRLPTPLTPLLGRDRDVVRVAGLLAEGRLVTLVGAGGIGKTRLSLSVAADVAARFDDGVCFVALAATGTVDEVLTALAAALDVPARSEVSTLDTLIDQLADVEVLLVLDNLEQVLAVAPVLGELLVAAGRVRLLATSREPLGVYGEQVYRVAPLPVPPVAELPQGAAAVAEAVAAHPAIALFDRLARAADADFTLTAGSLPAVVGLCRRLDGLPLAIELAAARADQLSPAALLECLGPHLDALGAGPRDQPARQQTLHGTVDWSYRLLSPVQQEVFVATAVFACAASVPAIAAVVGAVATAEVVATELAALVRKSLLVAVPGSGGARRYTMLNTIQARARQLAGDRQRAGQLSRHLAYCAELADRAGAGMAGAQQRHWAEELDLDYPNLRAALGVALDVGDLAIAARLCLGLWRYWRNGSQIRDGRQWLDRVLSAPAGLAPTYRRQLLYPAAVLAATQDDTATATRLGTDCLALTERAGDAEGTAQARNILGVAAMLAGRYAEAGDHFRYGLEVWRELGAKSGMAIALGNLAKVCLRVGDVADADWHINQCLALEREAGNSRGVLLGLTCRAEILLARPDPAGAAEVAREALDLAGELGDLFGEAVALHQLGQCRLAVADRPGALRLFVAALERRFELGDRADLSTSLETVADVIVDDDAGLAVRILAAVDSLRRRHGLVAPVAVQARRDATLAAARVGCGEAGFAAAWDAGLTTPLDLVVDQALDCAPDGPRDPASVLGSRG; this is encoded by the coding sequence GTGGCGGCGACCGATCCGGTCACGGGTGCCCGGCCGCGCGCAGCCCTGGAACCGTACCTGCGTCGGCAACTGAACCGACCGGGTCGGCCCTGTGCCCTGTTTCTGTTCGACGTCGATTTCTTCAAGACCGTCAACGACGTCTACGGACACCTTCGGGGCGACCGGGTGCTGCGGCAGTTGGCCGACCGGGTCCGCGCACTGTGCCGACCACAGGACGCGTTGTTCCGCTACGGCGGGGACGAGTTCGTCGTGGTGCTGCCGGAGACCGAGCGTGCCGAGGCGGTCCGGCTCGCGCTGCGGTTGACCGAACAGATCCGGGCCACGGAGTTCGCCGGCGACCCGCCGCTGCACCTGACGGTCAGCCTCGGCGTGTCGAGCGCGCCGCACGACGGCGACACCCCGGAACTTCTGCTGGACCGGGCCGATCAGCGGAACTACCTGGCGAAGGGCCGGGGCCGCGACAGCGCGGTGGCCGACGACGTGGAGATCACCGAGCGGGCCGGGTCCCGGCTGTGGGAACGCGACGAACCGCTGCGCCGTACCCACGAGTTCCTGACCCGGCTGCAGGTGACCGGGCGTGCCGCGCTGCGGGTGTACGGCCAACGCGGTGCCGGGCACAGCCGGTTCCTCGCCGAGATCGTCCGGCTGGCCGGCCTGCGTGGCTTCGTCGTGGTCGAGGTGCCGACCGAACCCGCGCCGCTGCCGTTGCCGGTGCTCGCCGATCAGGTGCTGCTGGTCGCCGACCTGTCGGCGGCCGGGCGGGTGCCGCAGCTGCTGCGGATCTGGTCACGGCCCCGGCTGCTGCCGGCGGTGCTCGGGCTGGTGTGGGGCAGCACCGAGGCCGCGAGCGGCAGCCCCGGCTCGGTTCCCGGCGGTGCCCCGGCCACCCCGCTCGGACCGGACCCGTCGGCCGGTGCCGACTCGACGGTGGCCCAGTTGCCCGAGGTCGACCAGATCGAGTTGGCGCCGTGGTCGCCGACGACGTTGCGGATCTGGTTGCGGACCATGCTGCGTGGTGAACCCAGCCGTACCCTGGTGTCCTGGTTCGCCCGGCAGACCGGCGGTCTGCCGGCGGCCGCGGCGCGGGAGCTGGACCGGGTCCGGGCCCGTCGCGGACTGGTCGGCTCCGGCACCGGAGGCTGGACGCTGAGCCCGCAGCTGCTGGGCCGGGTGGACCGCCGGGTGCGGCTGCCCACTCCGCTGACCCCGCTGCTGGGCCGTGACCGGGACGTCGTCCGGGTGGCCGGCCTGTTGGCCGAGGGCCGGTTGGTGACCCTGGTGGGGGCGGGCGGCATCGGCAAGACCCGGCTGTCGCTGTCGGTCGCCGCCGACGTGGCGGCCCGGTTCGACGACGGGGTCTGCTTCGTCGCGTTGGCCGCCACCGGCACCGTCGACGAGGTGCTGACCGCTCTGGCCGCCGCGCTGGACGTGCCGGCCCGGTCCGAGGTGTCGACCCTGGACACGCTGATCGACCAGCTGGCCGACGTCGAGGTGCTGCTGGTGCTGGACAACCTGGAGCAGGTGCTGGCCGTCGCCCCGGTGCTGGGCGAACTGCTGGTGGCGGCGGGCCGGGTCCGGCTGCTGGCCACCAGCCGGGAGCCGCTGGGTGTCTACGGCGAGCAGGTCTACCGGGTGGCACCGCTGCCGGTGCCACCGGTGGCCGAGCTGCCGCAGGGCGCCGCCGCGGTGGCCGAGGCGGTGGCGGCGCATCCGGCGATCGCGCTGTTCGACCGGCTCGCCCGGGCCGCCGACGCCGATTTCACCCTGACCGCCGGGTCGTTGCCGGCGGTGGTCGGGCTGTGCCGGCGGTTGGACGGGTTGCCGTTGGCGATCGAGCTGGCCGCGGCCCGGGCCGACCAGCTGAGTCCGGCCGCGCTGCTGGAGTGCCTCGGGCCGCACCTGGACGCGCTCGGTGCCGGTCCCCGGGACCAGCCGGCCCGTCAGCAGACGCTGCACGGCACGGTCGACTGGAGCTACCGGCTGCTGAGTCCGGTGCAGCAGGAGGTCTTCGTCGCGACCGCCGTCTTCGCCTGCGCCGCGAGCGTGCCCGCGATCGCCGCCGTGGTCGGTGCCGTGGCGACCGCCGAGGTGGTCGCCACCGAGCTGGCGGCACTGGTACGCAAGAGTCTGCTGGTGGCGGTGCCCGGCAGCGGCGGCGCCCGCCGGTACACGATGCTCAACACCATCCAGGCCCGGGCGCGGCAGTTGGCCGGCGACCGGCAACGGGCCGGACAGCTGTCCCGGCACCTGGCGTACTGTGCCGAGCTGGCCGACCGGGCCGGGGCCGGGATGGCCGGCGCGCAGCAGCGCCACTGGGCCGAGGAGCTGGACCTCGACTACCCGAACCTGCGGGCGGCGCTCGGGGTGGCGCTCGACGTCGGTGACCTGGCCATCGCCGCCCGGCTCTGCCTCGGGCTGTGGCGTTACTGGCGCAACGGCAGCCAGATCCGCGACGGTCGCCAGTGGCTGGACCGGGTGCTCTCGGCGCCGGCCGGGTTGGCGCCGACGTACCGACGGCAGCTGCTCTACCCGGCGGCGGTGCTCGCCGCCACCCAGGACGACACGGCGACCGCGACCCGGCTCGGCACCGACTGTCTCGCGTTGACCGAGCGGGCCGGCGACGCGGAGGGCACCGCGCAGGCCCGCAACATCCTCGGCGTGGCGGCGATGCTCGCCGGCCGGTACGCCGAGGCGGGCGACCATTTCCGCTACGGGCTGGAGGTCTGGCGGGAGCTGGGCGCGAAGTCGGGCATGGCGATCGCGTTGGGCAACCTCGCCAAGGTCTGCCTGCGGGTCGGCGACGTCGCCGACGCCGACTGGCACATCAACCAGTGTCTGGCGTTGGAGCGGGAGGCCGGCAACAGCCGGGGGGTCCTGCTCGGTCTGACCTGCCGGGCGGAGATCCTGCTGGCCCGCCCGGATCCGGCGGGCGCGGCCGAGGTGGCCCGCGAGGCGCTGGACCTCGCCGGTGAGCTGGGTGACCTGTTCGGCGAGGCGGTCGCACTGCACCAGTTGGGGCAGTGCCGGCTCGCCGTCGCCGACCGCCCCGGCGCGCTGCGGTTGTTCGTCGCGGCCCTGGAACGCCGGTTCGAGCTCGGCGACCGGGCCGATCTGTCCACCTCGTTGGAGACGGTCGCCGACGTGATCGTCGACGACGACGCCGGGTTGGCGGTGCGGATCCTGGCAGCGGTCGACTCGCTGCGTCGCCGGCACGGACTCGTCGCGCCGGTCGCGGTGCAGGCCCGGCGGGACGCCACCCTCGCCGCCGCCCGCGTCGGCTGCGGCGAGGCGGGCTTCGCCGCTGCCTGGGACGCCGGTCTGACCACCCCACTGGACCTGGTCGTGGACCAGGCCCTGGACTGCGCCCCGGACGGACCACGGGATCCGGCGTCGGTGCTAGGGTCCCGAGGGTGA
- a CDS encoding S8 family serine peptidase, which yields MLALTASAVVGAGAPSAPSPTGPGAAAPSTRVPGGGFASLWNGTAGVTPGTSLADIRTIVGADTSTTTALDGTGIGIAMIDTGVVPVAGLPAGRLVNGPDLSFESQATNLRWHDTYGHGTHLAGILIGDDPTTGARGLAPKAKLTSVKVGTANGAVDVSQIIAAVDWVVAHRDHDPTHPIRVLNLAYGSAGNPAFWTDPLHFAVEKAWQAGIVVVAAAGNDGTGFGRLDNPASNPYVIAVGASLTKGTLSTTDDELAPFTNLANSGKQVDLLAPGQSVLSLRNPGSNVDNLFPGARVGTTLFRGTGTSQAVAVTAATAALLLQAKPWLTPDQVKQVLVGSTTFLPTGVGANLGLGSINLHAALTYQPAWQPQQWTPSNGTGPIDASRGTSRVVRNGVALQGEQSIFGPFTSVTWAGQAAAGTAWNGGVWLGHRMAADGWTGSSWASRTWGGATWTSPSWDGSPSWADPGWSSHFWSTGAWAPGDWGSHFWSTDHWASACWC from the coding sequence GTGCTGGCGCTGACGGCCAGCGCGGTCGTCGGCGCCGGGGCCCCGTCGGCGCCGTCCCCGACGGGCCCCGGCGCCGCCGCGCCGTCGACCCGCGTACCGGGGGGTGGGTTCGCCAGCCTGTGGAACGGCACCGCCGGGGTAACCCCGGGCACCTCGCTGGCCGACATCCGTACCATCGTGGGGGCTGACACCTCGACCACGACGGCGCTGGACGGCACCGGCATCGGGATCGCGATGATCGACACCGGGGTGGTCCCGGTCGCCGGCCTGCCGGCGGGCCGCCTGGTCAACGGGCCCGACCTGTCGTTCGAATCGCAGGCGACGAACCTGCGCTGGCACGACACGTACGGCCACGGCACCCACCTGGCCGGGATCCTGATCGGCGACGACCCGACCACCGGTGCCCGGGGCCTGGCCCCGAAGGCGAAACTGACCTCGGTCAAGGTCGGCACCGCGAACGGGGCCGTCGACGTGTCGCAGATCATCGCCGCCGTCGACTGGGTGGTGGCGCACCGCGACCACGACCCGACCCACCCGATCCGGGTGCTGAACCTCGCCTACGGCAGCGCCGGCAACCCGGCGTTCTGGACCGACCCGCTGCACTTCGCCGTCGAGAAGGCCTGGCAGGCCGGGATCGTGGTGGTGGCGGCCGCCGGCAACGACGGCACCGGGTTCGGCCGGTTGGACAACCCGGCGAGCAACCCGTACGTCATCGCCGTCGGTGCCAGCCTCACCAAGGGCACGTTGAGCACCACCGACGACGAACTCGCGCCGTTCACCAACCTCGCCAACTCCGGCAAGCAGGTCGACCTGCTCGCCCCGGGACAGTCGGTGCTGTCGCTGCGCAACCCGGGGTCGAACGTGGACAACCTGTTCCCGGGGGCGCGGGTCGGCACCACCCTGTTCCGGGGCACCGGCACCTCCCAGGCCGTGGCGGTGACCGCCGCGACCGCCGCACTGCTGTTGCAGGCCAAGCCGTGGCTGACCCCGGACCAGGTCAAGCAGGTGCTGGTGGGCAGCACCACGTTCCTGCCCACCGGGGTCGGCGCCAACCTGGGGCTCGGCTCGATCAACCTGCACGCCGCGCTCACCTACCAGCCGGCGTGGCAGCCGCAGCAGTGGACCCCGTCCAACGGCACCGGGCCGATCGACGCCTCCCGGGGTACCAGCCGGGTGGTCCGCAACGGGGTGGCGCTGCAGGGTGAGCAGAGCATCTTCGGCCCGTTCACCAGCGTGACCTGGGCCGGGCAGGCGGCGGCCGGCACCGCCTGGAACGGTGGGGTGTGGCTGGGTCACCGAATGGCCGCCGACGGCTGGACCGGCAGCTCGTGGGCGAGCCGGACGTGGGGCGGCGCCACCTGGACGTCGCCGTCCTGGGACGGCTCGCCGTCCTGGGCCGACCCGGGCTGGTCCAGCCACTTCTGGTCGACCGGGGCGTGGGCACCGGGCGACTGGGGTTCGCACTTCTGGTCCACCGACCACTGGGCGAGCGCCTGCTGGTGCTGA
- the arfB gene encoding alternative ribosome rescue aminoacyl-tRNA hydrolase ArfB translates to MAVGDVRVDDSVVIPAGELTERFSRSSGPGGQGVNTADSRVELSFDVAASAALPGWLRDRALQRLAGRLVGGVLTIAASEHRTQLANRAAARERLAALLREAIAPPAPPRRPTRPSRAAKERRITDKKRRAQTKRLRRGDLD, encoded by the coding sequence GTGGCGGTAGGCGACGTACGGGTCGACGACTCGGTGGTGATCCCGGCGGGGGAGCTCACCGAGCGGTTCTCCCGTTCGTCCGGGCCCGGGGGTCAGGGGGTCAACACGGCCGATTCGCGGGTCGAGTTGTCGTTCGACGTCGCCGCCTCGGCGGCGTTGCCCGGGTGGCTGCGGGACCGGGCCCTGCAGCGGTTGGCCGGCCGGCTGGTCGGCGGGGTGTTGACGATCGCCGCCAGCGAGCACCGGACCCAGCTGGCCAACCGGGCGGCGGCCCGGGAACGGCTCGCCGCGCTGCTGCGGGAGGCGATCGCGCCACCGGCGCCGCCGCGCCGGCCGACCCGGCCGTCGCGGGCGGCGAAGGAGCGGCGGATCACCGACAAGAAGCGCCGGGCGCAGACGAAGCGACTGCGCCGCGGCGATCTCGACTGA
- a CDS encoding trypsin-like peptidase domain-containing protein, producing MTVPTGLGEPRGPWFISPEAGRWAGPDGFAAPPAPESPRGWRRRLLAVAAVLAVSAASGGLAGAVVSGWDGGPARLTALPSPSPSSSVGLPADLVAAAAQALPGVVSVQVNRGTMVSGGSGFAIDDQHHIITNDHILDGDSPPGTPLNGHQVSVVAQDGRRIPAEVVGRDPGSDIAVLRVPASAGLRPLALAEPNSTEVGEAVLAVGSPLGLSGTVTAGIVSALDREVMLGNGGRQTAVQTDASINPGNSGGPLVNADGEVIGVNTAIATLEGAGSIGIGFAIPIQRAEQTADAIIRRGG from the coding sequence ATGACTGTTCCCACCGGACTGGGCGAGCCCCGGGGGCCCTGGTTCATCTCGCCGGAGGCCGGCCGCTGGGCGGGGCCGGATGGATTCGCCGCCCCGCCCGCGCCGGAGTCGCCGCGCGGCTGGCGACGCCGGCTGCTGGCCGTCGCCGCGGTGCTGGCGGTCTCGGCGGCCTCCGGTGGGCTCGCCGGAGCGGTCGTGTCCGGTTGGGACGGTGGCCCGGCGCGGTTGACGGCGCTGCCGTCACCGTCGCCGTCGTCGTCGGTGGGGCTGCCGGCGGACCTGGTCGCGGCGGCGGCGCAGGCGTTGCCGGGCGTGGTGTCGGTGCAGGTCAACCGGGGGACGATGGTGTCCGGCGGGTCAGGGTTCGCCATCGACGACCAGCACCACATCATCACCAACGACCACATCCTGGATGGCGACAGTCCACCTGGTACGCCGTTGAACGGTCACCAGGTGAGCGTCGTCGCCCAGGACGGCCGACGGATCCCCGCCGAGGTGGTCGGCCGGGACCCGGGCAGCGACATCGCGGTGCTGCGGGTCCCGGCGTCGGCCGGGTTGCGGCCGTTGGCGCTCGCCGAGCCGAACTCCACCGAGGTCGGAGAGGCGGTGCTGGCGGTCGGTTCGCCGCTGGGGCTGTCCGGCACGGTGACCGCCGGGATCGTCAGCGCCCTCGACCGTGAGGTGATGCTCGGCAACGGTGGTCGGCAGACCGCCGTACAGACCGACGCCTCCATCAACCCGGGCAACTCGGGCGGTCCGCTGGTCAACGCCGACGGGGAGGTGATCGGGGTGAACACCGCGATCGCCACCCTGGAGGGTGCCGGCTCGATCGGCATCGGCTTCGCCATCCCGATCCAGCGGGCCGAGCAGACCGCGGACGCGATCATCCGGCGCGGCGGCTGA
- a CDS encoding VWA domain-containing protein, with the protein MSWQSPERLWFLVAVAALAAGYLWRQRRASRYAVRFTNLRLLDRVAPARPAWRRHLPACLFLAMLALLVVGFARPMDEVRVPRERATVMVAVDVSTSMLANDVRPDRLTAAKRSAHEFVDSLPRQFNVGLVAFAGNASVLVGPGTDREALGAGIDRLTEGITGAQGTAIGEAIKTSLEAIRSLDAQAAQETPPARIVLLSDGANTSGRSPESAAAEAVEAGIPIDTISVGTDAGYIDYGGGRPLRVPVDGENLKAVAELTGGAYHEAASSKQLNDVYADIGTSVGYRLEPTDVSARFIGFGLILALAAAGTSMLWFSRLP; encoded by the coding sequence ATGAGTTGGCAGTCCCCGGAGCGGCTGTGGTTCCTGGTCGCGGTGGCCGCCCTGGCCGCCGGCTACCTGTGGCGGCAGCGGCGGGCCAGCCGGTACGCGGTCCGGTTCACCAACCTGCGGCTGCTCGACCGGGTGGCGCCGGCCCGCCCGGCGTGGCGGCGGCACCTGCCGGCCTGTCTGTTCCTGGCGATGCTGGCGCTGCTGGTGGTCGGGTTCGCCCGGCCGATGGACGAGGTCCGGGTACCCCGGGAGCGGGCCACGGTGATGGTGGCGGTGGACGTCTCCACCTCGATGCTCGCCAACGACGTACGACCGGACCGGCTGACCGCCGCGAAGCGTTCCGCCCACGAGTTCGTCGACTCGTTGCCCCGGCAGTTCAACGTCGGGTTGGTGGCCTTCGCCGGCAACGCCTCGGTGCTGGTCGGCCCGGGGACCGACCGGGAGGCGCTCGGGGCCGGCATCGACCGGTTGACCGAGGGGATCACCGGCGCGCAGGGCACCGCGATCGGTGAGGCGATCAAGACCTCGCTGGAGGCGATCCGGTCGCTGGACGCGCAGGCGGCCCAGGAGACGCCACCGGCGCGCATCGTGCTGCTGTCGGACGGCGCGAACACCTCGGGCCGGTCGCCGGAGTCGGCAGCCGCCGAGGCGGTCGAGGCCGGCATCCCGATCGACACCATCTCGGTCGGCACCGACGCCGGCTACATCGACTACGGCGGTGGCCGGCCGCTGCGGGTGCCGGTGGACGGCGAGAACCTCAAGGCGGTCGCCGAGCTGACCGGCGGGGCGTACCACGAGGCGGCCAGCAGCAAGCAGCTCAACGACGTGTACGCCGACATCGGCACCTCGGTCGGCTACCGGCTGGAGCCGACCGACGTGTCGGCCCGGTTCATCGGCTTCGGCCTGATCCTTGCCCTGGCCGCGGCCGGGACGTCGATGCTGTGGTTCTCCCGGCTGCCGTGA
- a CDS encoding DUF58 domain-containing protein yields the protein MTGPATLPELTPPQTLRRLELTVTRRLDGLLHGQHLGLLPGGGSELAGSREYRPGEDEVRRMDWAVTARTTVPHVREVDADRELTTWVLIDGSPSMDFGTAELEKRELAVAAVAAVGFLTAGTGNVLGAHLLGVDGTRRFPTGSGRDHLLCLLRALLAAPRGEAGPQPARPPAASTSAAPSLVDGIDGLRRSATRRGLAVVVSDFLDGLPDDPAGRPDWEPALRRLASVHQVLAVDITDPRELDLPDVGVITVQDPETGRRREISTASADLRRRYAEAAAGQRDQVARAIRRAQAAHLRLRTDRDWVADIVRHVHRQRQLAACAPAPTAGVREGTWR from the coding sequence GTGACCGGACCGGCGACGCTGCCGGAGCTGACCCCGCCGCAGACGCTACGCCGACTGGAACTGACCGTGACCCGTCGGCTGGACGGCCTGCTGCACGGGCAGCATCTCGGGCTGCTGCCCGGCGGCGGCAGCGAACTGGCCGGCAGCCGGGAGTACCGGCCGGGTGAGGACGAGGTCCGCCGGATGGACTGGGCGGTCACCGCCCGGACCACGGTGCCGCACGTGCGTGAGGTCGATGCCGACCGGGAACTGACCACCTGGGTGCTGATCGACGGCTCGCCCAGCATGGACTTCGGCACCGCCGAACTGGAGAAGCGGGAGTTGGCCGTCGCCGCCGTCGCCGCCGTCGGGTTCCTGACGGCCGGCACCGGCAACGTGCTCGGCGCGCATCTGCTGGGTGTCGACGGGACCCGGCGGTTCCCGACCGGCTCCGGCCGTGACCACCTGCTCTGTCTGCTGCGGGCACTGCTCGCCGCCCCCCGGGGCGAGGCCGGCCCGCAGCCGGCCCGCCCGCCGGCCGCGTCGACATCGGCCGCGCCGTCGCTGGTCGACGGCATCGACGGGCTCCGCCGGTCCGCGACCCGACGCGGTCTGGCGGTGGTCGTCTCCGACTTCCTCGACGGGCTGCCGGACGACCCGGCCGGGCGGCCCGACTGGGAACCGGCGCTACGCCGGCTGGCCAGCGTGCACCAGGTCCTCGCGGTGGACATCACCGACCCACGGGAACTCGACCTGCCCGACGTCGGGGTGATCACCGTGCAGGACCCGGAGACCGGGCGGCGGCGTGAGATCAGCACCGCCAGCGCCGACCTGCGGCGCCGGTACGCCGAGGCCGCCGCCGGACAACGCGACCAGGTGGCCCGGGCGATCCGCCGGGCCCAGGCGGCGCATCTGCGGCTGCGGACCGACCGGGACTGGGTGGCGGACATCGTGCGGCACGTACACCGGCAGCGGCAGTTGGCCGCCTGCGCCCCGGCCCCGACGGCCGGCGTACGGGAAGGAACGTGGCGATGA
- a CDS encoding MoxR family ATPase, which yields MTTEPQLSTQPATGADSAAGALEQALFEVKRVIVGQDRLVERLLTALLANGHCLLEGVPGIAKTLAAQTLAVAVGGSFSRIQFTPDLVPSDIVGTRIYRASTESFDVELGPVMANLVLADEINRAPAKVQSALLEAMAERQVSIGGRSYPVPDPFLVLATQNPIESEGVYQLPEAQRDRFLMKVVVDYPTDEEELGILYRMGVDRPQSRQVLDVGQLSAMQQQARDVFVHHALAEYIVRLVLATRRPQLFGLPELSGLLAYGASPRATLGLVAAARGLALLRGRDYVLPEDVRELAVDVIAHRLVLSFDAVADGVDAESIVRRLVQVVPPPQIAPAHDQRPGLAAVA from the coding sequence ATGACGACCGAGCCACAGCTCAGCACGCAACCAGCAACGGGTGCCGACTCTGCCGCCGGAGCCCTGGAACAGGCACTGTTCGAGGTCAAACGGGTCATCGTCGGGCAGGACCGGTTGGTCGAACGGCTGCTCACCGCGCTGCTCGCCAACGGCCACTGCCTGTTGGAGGGCGTACCCGGGATCGCGAAGACCCTCGCCGCGCAGACGCTCGCCGTCGCCGTCGGCGGCAGCTTCTCCCGGATCCAGTTCACCCCGGACCTGGTGCCGTCGGACATCGTCGGTACCCGGATCTACCGGGCGTCGACCGAGTCGTTCGACGTCGAACTCGGTCCGGTGATGGCCAACCTGGTGCTCGCCGACGAGATCAACCGGGCTCCGGCGAAGGTGCAGTCGGCGTTGCTGGAGGCGATGGCCGAGCGACAGGTCTCCATCGGCGGCCGCAGCTACCCGGTGCCGGATCCGTTCCTGGTGCTGGCCACCCAGAATCCGATCGAGTCCGAGGGCGTCTACCAGTTGCCGGAGGCACAACGCGACCGGTTCCTGATGAAGGTCGTCGTCGACTACCCGACCGATGAGGAAGAGCTGGGCATCCTCTACCGGATGGGGGTCGACCGGCCGCAGTCACGGCAGGTGCTCGACGTCGGCCAGCTCAGCGCGATGCAGCAGCAGGCCCGGGACGTGTTCGTCCACCACGCCCTGGCCGAGTACATCGTGCGGCTGGTGCTGGCCACCCGTCGACCGCAGCTGTTCGGCCTGCCGGAGCTGTCCGGGCTGCTGGCGTACGGTGCCAGTCCGCGCGCGACCCTCGGCCTGGTCGCCGCCGCACGCGGCCTGGCGTTGCTGCGGGGCCGCGACTACGTGCTGCCCGAGGACGTCCGGGAACTCGCGGTGGACGTGATCGCCCACCGGCTGGTGCTCTCCTTCGACGCGGTCGCCGACGGGGTCGACGCCGAGTCGATCGTGCGGCGGCTGGTGCAGGTGGTGCCGCCGCCGCAGATCGCCCCGGCACACGACCAACGGCCCGGACTGGCGGCGGTGGCGTGA